One part of the Leptolyngbyaceae cyanobacterium genome encodes these proteins:
- a CDS encoding aldolase/citrate lyase family protein has translation MRDNQLKRKLKQGEVVIGPFINCAYPAFIEICGLAGFDFAVIDMEHGPLHTLAAEDLCRAADCVGLAPVVRVRKNDPPQIQRALDIGSAGVQVPQIETKEDAEAVVRNSKYSPLGSRGLSFNTRAGLYTSAGTQITDKLNEESLVIVHVEGTRGVENIEEIVSVPHIDVIFLGPYDLSQSLGIPGQVRDSRVSDLMQKCVTSIRNAGKAAGTFADNPEIAKQWIDLGVQYVGLGVDVAIFLRACEALVKAVRT, from the coding sequence ATGCGTGACAACCAACTGAAACGAAAACTCAAACAGGGCGAAGTAGTCATTGGCCCTTTTATCAACTGCGCTTATCCTGCATTTATCGAAATCTGCGGACTGGCAGGATTTGACTTTGCAGTGATAGACATGGAACACGGGCCCCTGCATACCCTAGCAGCGGAAGACCTTTGTCGGGCAGCCGATTGCGTGGGATTAGCACCCGTCGTCCGCGTCCGCAAAAATGACCCGCCCCAAATCCAACGCGCCCTTGATATTGGCAGTGCAGGGGTGCAAGTACCGCAAATAGAAACCAAGGAAGATGCCGAAGCAGTTGTCAGGAATTCTAAATATAGTCCCCTTGGTTCCCGTGGGCTTTCTTTCAATACTCGTGCTGGCTTATACACCTCTGCGGGTACGCAAATCACAGATAAACTGAACGAGGAATCTTTAGTGATCGTTCACGTTGAAGGCACGCGGGGAGTGGAAAATATCGAAGAAATAGTTTCCGTACCCCACATTGACGTAATTTTTCTCGGCCCTTACGATTTGTCTCAATCTCTGGGTATCCCCGGACAGGTTAGAGATTCTCGCGTAAGTGACCTCATGCAGAAGTGCGTTACCAGTATCCGCAATGCTGGCAAAGCAGCTGGTACTTTTGCCGATAATCCAGAAATTGCCAAACAGTGGATTGATTTGGGAGTGCAATATGTTGGGCTGGGGGTAGATGTGGCAATTTTCTTGCGAGCGTGCGAGGCACTGGTAAAAGCGGTGCGTACTTAG